In one Steroidobacteraceae bacterium genomic region, the following are encoded:
- a CDS encoding aminotransferase class III-fold pyridoxal phosphate-dependent enzyme, with protein sequence MKSARDLAIVDGRRMSHEIIYPRDGGVQSFWIAPDGTLPPMLARARGVEVFDASGRRYLDVTAGPAAVNLGHGNERVLAAMREQAVRATFAYPSSFVSEANLRLGAALRDLAGPPFEHAFFVSSGSEAVEKCLQFARRHALATGQPQRHQVISRNPCYHGSTVATMALSADPVYAAYLGSHAGVTHVNAPWSYRVPDGISPEMHADECAEALRAAIVGLGPDSVLAFIIEPVMGFCGGATFAPPGYYRRIREICDEFGVLLIFDETISGSGRTGRFLAAANWPDGRPDLVVLAKGLGSGYYPLAAFLAPAPMVELVARNGGFHLGHTYKANPLGCAVADAVLDELVAGRLMDRATQRGQYLRDRMRHACRNNVLVGDVRGMGLLNAVEIVADRETRAMLPRKLDVLGRVKSLALSRGLLIYGRRTHGGRFGDWIMLTPPLIVSEAELDEMVDGLAATLADYERELAASRG encoded by the coding sequence GTGAAAAGCGCCCGCGATCTTGCTATCGTCGATGGGCGCCGCATGAGCCACGAAATCATTTACCCGCGCGACGGTGGCGTGCAGTCATTCTGGATTGCACCGGACGGCACACTGCCGCCGATGCTCGCCCGGGCAAGAGGTGTCGAGGTTTTCGACGCGAGCGGACGTCGTTATCTCGACGTCACCGCGGGACCGGCTGCCGTCAACCTGGGTCATGGCAATGAACGTGTACTCGCCGCCATGCGTGAGCAGGCCGTGCGGGCGACCTTCGCCTACCCAAGCAGTTTCGTCAGTGAAGCGAATCTGCGCCTCGGCGCCGCCCTGCGTGATCTTGCCGGACCGCCGTTCGAACACGCCTTCTTCGTCTCCAGCGGTTCCGAAGCCGTGGAGAAGTGCCTGCAGTTCGCACGCCGCCATGCGCTCGCGACCGGTCAGCCGCAAAGACACCAGGTCATCTCCCGCAATCCCTGCTACCACGGCAGCACGGTTGCCACCATGGCCTTGTCAGCCGATCCGGTCTATGCGGCCTACCTTGGTAGCCATGCCGGGGTGACGCATGTGAATGCGCCCTGGAGCTATCGCGTTCCCGACGGCATCTCGCCCGAGATGCATGCCGATGAATGTGCCGAAGCCTTGCGCGCGGCAATAGTCGGACTGGGCCCGGACAGCGTGCTTGCATTCATCATCGAGCCGGTCATGGGTTTCTGCGGCGGCGCAACGTTCGCGCCGCCCGGTTACTACCGGCGCATACGCGAGATCTGCGATGAATTCGGTGTGCTGTTGATCTTCGACGAAACCATCAGCGGTTCGGGGCGCACGGGCCGGTTCCTCGCTGCCGCCAACTGGCCGGACGGCAGGCCCGATCTCGTCGTGCTCGCCAAGGGTCTCGGCAGCGGTTACTACCCGCTGGCCGCCTTCCTGGCCCCGGCGCCGATGGTCGAGCTCGTCGCGCGAAATGGGGGGTTCCACCTCGGCCATACCTACAAGGCCAATCCACTCGGTTGTGCGGTGGCCGATGCGGTGCTCGATGAGCTGGTCGCAGGACGGCTGATGGACCGGGCCACCCAGCGTGGCCAGTATCTGCGCGATCGCATGCGCCACGCCTGTCGCAACAATGTCCTGGTCGGCGATGTACGCGGCATGGGGCTGCTGAATGCCGTCGAGATCGTCGCCGACCGCGAAACGCGCGCGATGCTGCCACGTAAGCTCGATGTGCTCGGGCGAGTCAAGTCGCTGGCCCTTTCGCGAGGGCTCCTCATTTACGGGCGGCGTACACATGGCGGCCGGTTTGGCGATTGGATCATGCTGACGCCGCCCTTGATCGTGAGCGAAGCGGAACTCGATGAAATGGTGGACGGCCTGGCGGCAACGCTCGCCGACTACGAACGCGAGCTGGCCGCATCCCGCGGCTAG
- a CDS encoding FAD-binding oxidoreductase — MADILSQRHQGEQQVAGHVLDEWRFDPVHDRLPAQSAVVIVGGGIVGCAAAWYLARHGVPVLLLEKGRIGGEQSGRNWGWVRQQGRARVELPLMMRSLDIWKSFTAETGEVTGFAQGGCLYLGRTVAELDALCTWLETAREAGLDTQRLDRAALARVLRDGGAWAGALYTASDGRAEPHLASPAFARAAVAAGARVVSHCAVRGLERVAGEWRDVVTEHGVVKAQSILVAAGAWSREFARMLGIDLPQLRVRGTVARTAAAPAFLDGCAWSDAVALRRRRDGGYTVAHGSAFEHFLEWDSLRLARMFFPALRQEHGSIRMRLFPSASSQVGEPSRAQPPATVFERERMLAPLPSAALLGEIRRALGKFFPALTRVPIVETWAGMIETSPDVLPIISGAESNPGLAFATGFSGHGFGLGPAAGELAARMMLGASTACELEPFRLSRFFDGTPIVPGPTI, encoded by the coding sequence ATGGCAGACATTCTGTCACAACGGCACCAGGGCGAGCAGCAGGTCGCAGGCCACGTCCTCGATGAGTGGCGGTTCGATCCTGTGCATGACCGGCTACCTGCGCAATCCGCCGTCGTCATCGTCGGCGGCGGCATCGTGGGTTGTGCGGCAGCATGGTACCTCGCGCGCCACGGTGTTCCCGTATTGCTCCTCGAGAAAGGCCGCATAGGCGGCGAGCAATCGGGCCGCAACTGGGGCTGGGTGAGGCAGCAGGGCCGCGCGCGCGTCGAACTGCCTCTGATGATGCGAAGCCTCGACATCTGGAAGTCATTCACGGCTGAGACCGGCGAGGTCACGGGTTTCGCCCAAGGCGGCTGCCTTTACCTGGGACGAACGGTCGCCGAGCTCGATGCGCTGTGCACCTGGCTCGAGACTGCGCGTGAGGCCGGGCTCGACACGCAACGCCTCGATCGTGCGGCACTCGCCCGCGTATTGCGCGATGGCGGCGCATGGGCCGGCGCGCTCTATACCGCGAGCGACGGGCGCGCGGAGCCGCACCTGGCGTCGCCTGCCTTTGCACGCGCTGCGGTCGCGGCAGGTGCGCGCGTTGTCAGTCACTGCGCGGTGCGCGGCCTGGAGCGCGTTGCAGGTGAATGGCGCGACGTCGTGACCGAACATGGAGTGGTGAAAGCGCAATCCATACTCGTTGCCGCCGGCGCCTGGTCGCGCGAATTTGCCCGCATGCTTGGCATCGATCTGCCGCAGTTGCGCGTGCGGGGCACGGTGGCGCGCACCGCAGCCGCGCCGGCCTTCCTGGATGGTTGCGCGTGGTCGGATGCCGTGGCCTTGCGCCGGCGTCGTGATGGCGGCTACACCGTCGCCCATGGTTCGGCGTTCGAACACTTCCTGGAATGGGATAGCCTTCGCCTGGCGCGCATGTTCTTTCCTGCGCTGCGCCAGGAACATGGCTCGATCCGCATGCGGTTGTTCCCGTCCGCGAGCAGTCAGGTCGGCGAGCCTTCGCGAGCGCAGCCTCCCGCAACCGTATTCGAGCGCGAGCGCATGCTGGCCCCGCTGCCATCCGCCGCGCTGCTCGGCGAAATCCGCCGCGCGCTCGGGAAGTTTTTCCCAGCACTGACCCGGGTTCCGATCGTCGAGACCTGGGCGGGCATGATCGAAACCTCGCCCGATGTATTGCCCATCATCAGCGGCGCAGAGTCGAATCCGGGGCTTGCCTTCGCCACCGGATTCAGCGGACACGGATTTGGCTTGGGGCCCGCGGCCGGCGAACTGGCTGCGCGCATGATGCTGGGCGCCAGCACGGCCTGCGAACTCGAGCCGTTTCGTCTCAGCCGGTTTTTCGACGGTACGCCGATCGTGCCAGGCCCGACCATATAA
- a CDS encoding Lpp/OprI family alanine-zipper lipoprotein, producing MECDNWLSRKRHLVSPGICRKGIDTMKNAMLKVAGVAAVAALVGCTDLKPLQAEVDSLKSQVSSLQSELSAAKSAADSANSAAQSASDTANSAQSAANQALAAAQASQSCCDATNEKIDRMFRRSISK from the coding sequence ATGGAATGCGACAATTGGTTGTCGCGCAAGCGGCATCTTGTTTCACCAGGCATTTGCCGAAAGGGGATTGATACTATGAAGAACGCCATGCTGAAGGTCGCTGGTGTGGCCGCCGTTGCGGCACTCGTTGGATGCACCGATCTGAAGCCGCTGCAGGCCGAGGTTGATAGCCTCAAGTCGCAGGTATCCAGCCTGCAAAGTGAACTGTCCGCTGCCAAGAGCGCTGCTGATTCCGCGAACAGCGCCGCTCAGTCGGCTTCAGACACGGCCAACAGCGCGCAGAGCGCCGCCAACCAGGCGTTGGCTGCGGCACAGGCCAGCCAGTCCTGCTGCGACGCAACGAATGAGAAGATCGACCGGATGTTCCGTCGCTCGATCTCGAAGTAA
- the plsX gene encoding phosphate acyltransferase PlsX — translation MPTLAIDLMSGDRVALERLQAIAPALRRHASMSLLLVGDPGLIDGELRSLPDGERSRIRIIPATDVVAMDDRPRDAIRRRKLSSMRLAIDLVQSGDAEACVSAGNTGALTAMAHFVLRTLSRIERAAIMSAVPSADGFTYMLDLGANTSATAAQLLQFAQMGSVVARDVYAVANPRVGLLNIGDEDIKGHQVVQDAHKLIAAAGLNYIGFVEGDDIFGRDVDVVVTDGFTGNVALKAMEGLARFIAEQLRSEFSRDAGSKLAAMAAMGVLRRFANKLDPRRYNGACMVGLNGIVVKSHGSADAAAFGAAMDLAHQAVSRGLMQHVRDALAA, via the coding sequence ATGCCGACCCTGGCTATTGATCTGATGAGCGGCGATCGCGTCGCGCTCGAGCGACTGCAGGCGATCGCACCGGCGCTACGTCGGCACGCCTCGATGTCGTTGTTGCTCGTTGGCGACCCGGGACTCATCGACGGCGAACTACGCTCGCTGCCGGACGGCGAACGAAGTCGGATCCGCATCATTCCCGCGACCGATGTGGTCGCCATGGACGATCGGCCGCGCGATGCCATCCGGCGACGCAAGCTTTCATCCATGCGCCTCGCCATCGATCTGGTGCAAAGCGGCGACGCCGAGGCCTGCGTCAGCGCCGGCAACACGGGCGCACTCACTGCCATGGCGCACTTCGTCCTGCGCACCCTGAGCCGCATCGAACGTGCCGCCATCATGTCTGCGGTGCCATCAGCCGACGGATTCACCTACATGCTCGATCTCGGAGCCAACACGTCGGCCACGGCCGCACAATTGCTGCAATTCGCGCAGATGGGTTCGGTCGTCGCTCGCGACGTATACGCCGTGGCGAATCCACGAGTCGGATTGCTCAATATTGGCGATGAAGACATCAAGGGCCACCAGGTTGTCCAGGATGCCCACAAACTGATCGCCGCGGCAGGTCTCAACTACATCGGATTCGTCGAAGGCGACGATATCTTCGGGCGCGACGTCGATGTCGTGGTCACCGACGGGTTCACCGGCAATGTCGCGCTCAAGGCAATGGAGGGATTGGCGCGTTTTATCGCCGAACAGCTCCGCAGCGAATTCTCGCGCGATGCCGGCAGCAAGCTTGCGGCGATGGCCGCCATGGGCGTATTGCGCCGATTTGCCAACAAACTCGATCCACGTCGCTACAATGGCGCCTGCATGGTGGGATTGAACGGTATCGTGGTCAAGAGTCATGGCAGTGCCGACGCAGCGGCATTTGGCGCGGCCATGGACCTTGCCCACCAGGCCGTCTCGCGCGGCTTGATGCAGCACGTGCGCGATGCGCTGGCGGCCTGA
- a CDS encoding Maf family protein, with protein sequence MPPLILASTSPYRRALLLRLGLPFEARAPQVDESAVGIDDAAARASHLALAKAEAVAAAAPDAAVIGSDQVALLGKTLLGKPGSIDNCRRQLAAASGHRISFFTAVAVVAASRSYSVAHLDRTDVMVRRLGSDEIDRYIERERPLDCAGGFKAEAAGICLFDSIDSHDPTALIGLPLIWLSGVLRELGYQLP encoded by the coding sequence ATGCCGCCCCTGATACTGGCCTCGACCTCGCCCTACCGCCGCGCCCTGCTCCTGCGGCTGGGCCTGCCTTTCGAAGCGCGCGCACCGCAGGTGGACGAATCCGCCGTCGGCATCGACGACGCGGCCGCGCGCGCTTCACATCTGGCGCTCGCCAAGGCGGAAGCCGTGGCAGCCGCGGCGCCCGATGCCGCAGTGATCGGCAGCGACCAGGTGGCGCTCCTTGGGAAGACGCTCCTCGGCAAGCCGGGTAGCATCGACAATTGCCGCAGACAACTGGCGGCCGCATCTGGCCATCGCATCAGCTTCTTTACTGCGGTAGCCGTCGTTGCGGCATCCCGCTCGTACTCGGTTGCGCACCTCGATCGGACCGATGTCATGGTTCGCAGGCTCGGCAGCGACGAAATCGACCGCTATATCGAGCGCGAACGACCGCTCGACTGTGCCGGCGGCTTCAAGGCCGAAGCCGCCGGGATCTGCCTGTTCGATTCGATAGACAGCCACGACCCGACGGCATTGATCGGTCTGCCGCTCATCTGGTTGAGCGGCGTATTGCGCGAGCTCGGCTATCAATTGCCCTGA
- a CDS encoding aromatic ring-hydroxylating dioxygenase subunit alpha codes for MLRTVTMEQSLPSSWYRRSEIFELERRQIFSREWYCVCRASELAGPGSHRVVDVAGSSVLVLRNAQGDLRAFHNTCRHRGAQLCTPPGFVSHHAPLGGGVVGARTIVCPYHAWTYDLDGRLLRAPFLGRDDGFDASRMALHAVAVGQWGGFVFVNLGEAPTDLAAAMATYQQRYERYPLADLETAETLVYDVAANWKIICENYNECYHCGPVHPELCALVPAFRERGGAGLDWQRGIPHRPGADTFTRSGLSDRRSFPGLNADEQQRHKGELIYPNLFISLAREHVAAFILEPLGATRTRISCLFLFETYEMSRAQFCAADAIEFWDVVNRQDWAICEAVQRGIASPRHGVGLLAPMEDWNLDIRRYVTERIGDAAAQLP; via the coding sequence ATGCTTCGTACCGTGACCATGGAACAATCCCTGCCCTCGAGTTGGTACCGCCGAAGCGAAATCTTCGAGCTCGAACGCAGGCAGATTTTCTCACGCGAGTGGTATTGCGTTTGCCGCGCCAGCGAGCTTGCCGGCCCCGGCTCGCATCGCGTAGTCGATGTCGCCGGCAGTTCGGTGCTGGTGCTGCGCAACGCCCAGGGTGATCTGAGGGCCTTTCACAACACTTGCCGTCATCGCGGCGCGCAGCTTTGCACGCCACCCGGTTTCGTCTCACATCACGCACCACTTGGCGGTGGGGTGGTTGGTGCGCGAACCATCGTCTGCCCGTATCACGCCTGGACCTATGACCTCGACGGCCGATTGTTGCGGGCACCCTTCCTGGGCCGCGACGATGGCTTCGACGCGAGCCGCATGGCGCTGCATGCCGTGGCCGTCGGGCAGTGGGGAGGATTCGTTTTCGTGAACCTGGGTGAGGCGCCCACCGATCTCGCCGCCGCCATGGCGACCTACCAGCAACGCTATGAACGCTATCCGCTGGCTGACCTCGAAACCGCCGAGACGTTGGTCTACGACGTTGCAGCCAACTGGAAGATCATCTGCGAGAACTACAACGAATGCTATCACTGCGGACCCGTCCACCCGGAACTGTGCGCGCTGGTGCCGGCGTTTCGCGAACGTGGCGGCGCCGGCCTCGACTGGCAACGCGGCATACCGCATCGTCCCGGGGCGGACACCTTTACCCGCAGCGGCTTGTCGGATCGTCGCTCCTTTCCTGGACTCAATGCCGATGAGCAGCAGCGCCACAAGGGCGAACTGATTTACCCCAACCTCTTCATTAGCCTCGCGAGGGAGCATGTTGCGGCTTTCATTCTCGAACCCCTCGGAGCGACCCGTACGCGCATCAGCTGCCTGTTCCTGTTCGAGACTTATGAAATGTCGCGCGCGCAGTTCTGCGCAGCAGATGCCATCGAATTCTGGGACGTCGTGAACCGCCAGGACTGGGCAATTTGCGAGGCCGTACAGCGCGGCATCGCAAGCCCGAGGCACGGCGTCGGCCTGCTGGCACCGATGGAAGACTGGAACCTCGACATCCGCCGCTACGTCACGGAGAGAATCGGCGACGCGGCTGCCCAATTGCCCTGA
- a CDS encoding YceD family protein, with product MRADWSRPLAVERESERNSRFDFELKPASLARIAPELAADEGWVRGHAEFGRDYGLSLVSIELQAELPLVCQRCLRTVRWPVSASSQLAVIGSDREERKVPGGLDSLLAPGMQVSISELVEEELLLALPIVARHENEDCHAGPPQDGPAQAVRMRRPFAELGELLKRDG from the coding sequence ATGCGCGCCGACTGGTCACGTCCGCTGGCTGTGGAACGCGAGTCCGAGCGCAACAGCCGGTTCGATTTTGAACTCAAGCCGGCATCGCTGGCCCGGATTGCACCGGAACTGGCGGCGGATGAGGGTTGGGTGCGCGGTCATGCCGAGTTCGGACGCGACTATGGACTGTCGCTGGTTTCGATCGAACTGCAGGCTGAGCTGCCGCTGGTTTGCCAACGCTGCCTGCGCACCGTTCGTTGGCCGGTGAGCGCGAGTTCGCAGCTTGCGGTGATCGGTAGTGACCGGGAAGAACGCAAAGTGCCTGGCGGGCTCGACAGCCTGCTCGCACCGGGGATGCAGGTTTCGATCAGCGAGCTGGTCGAAGAAGAGTTGTTGCTGGCGTTGCCAATCGTGGCGCGCCACGAGAATGAAGACTGCCACGCCGGGCCGCCACAGGACGGGCCGGCGCAGGCAGTCAGGATGCGCCGGCCGTTTGCCGAGCTCGGTGAGCTGCTCAAACGTGACGGCTGA
- a CDS encoding acetyl ornithine aminotransferase family protein: MNDTSRQMKLPGPKAAALIARDREVVSPSYVRDYPFVMSRGEGAIAWDVDGNRFVDFAAGIAVCSTGHAHPQVVAAVREAAGEFLHISSDYWHERQVQLAEKMRALDPVSGPAMTFFANSGTEAVEAALKLARQVTGRGRYIGFLGAFHGRTMGSLSVTASKYTQQRGYFPTTPGVTHVPYPNPYRPLFAGDDQGTAVLDYIGQVLERNLPANEVAAVIVEPIQGEGGYIVPPSGFLAGLRKLCDAHGMLLIFDEVQAGIGRTGRMFAWQHEGVRPDIITLAKGLGSGLPIGLAVANRAVMEKWPPGSHANTYGGNPIACAAALATLELVEKDYAANAARMGDRIMQRLRTLAQQHAIIGDVRGRGLMIGVEFVNDRKKKTPARTLAARVVNRAYHNGLLLLECGTSGIRIIPPLMIDERLCDEGMRILEIAIGEALADPSA; encoded by the coding sequence ATGAATGACACGTCGCGGCAAATGAAGCTGCCTGGACCAAAAGCCGCCGCATTGATCGCCCGCGACCGCGAAGTGGTCTCGCCATCCTATGTGCGCGACTACCCCTTCGTGATGAGTCGCGGCGAAGGCGCGATCGCCTGGGACGTCGACGGCAACCGTTTCGTCGACTTCGCCGCGGGCATCGCCGTGTGTTCGACCGGCCACGCACATCCGCAGGTGGTTGCTGCGGTGCGCGAGGCTGCCGGCGAATTCCTGCACATCTCTTCCGATTACTGGCACGAGCGGCAGGTGCAACTGGCCGAAAAGATGCGCGCGCTCGATCCGGTGAGCGGCCCGGCCATGACCTTCTTTGCCAACTCGGGAACCGAAGCCGTGGAAGCTGCGTTGAAACTCGCACGCCAGGTCACGGGACGCGGCCGCTACATCGGCTTCCTCGGCGCGTTTCATGGCCGCACGATGGGGTCCCTGTCGGTGACCGCGAGCAAATACACCCAGCAGCGCGGCTATTTCCCGACCACGCCGGGCGTGACCCACGTGCCCTACCCCAATCCCTATCGACCGCTGTTTGCCGGTGACGACCAGGGCACCGCGGTACTCGATTACATCGGGCAGGTACTCGAGCGCAACCTGCCCGCGAATGAAGTGGCGGCCGTCATCGTCGAACCCATCCAGGGCGAGGGTGGCTACATCGTCCCACCGTCCGGCTTTCTCGCCGGACTCAGAAAGCTGTGCGATGCGCACGGTATGCTGCTCATTTTCGACGAAGTGCAGGCCGGTATTGGCCGCACAGGCCGGATGTTCGCCTGGCAGCATGAGGGCGTGCGCCCGGATATCATCACGCTCGCAAAGGGACTCGGTTCAGGTCTGCCCATCGGTCTCGCGGTCGCCAATCGCGCCGTCATGGAAAAATGGCCACCGGGATCACACGCCAACACCTATGGCGGCAATCCCATTGCCTGCGCTGCCGCGCTGGCAACGCTTGAGCTCGTCGAGAAGGACTACGCGGCGAACGCAGCGCGGATGGGCGATCGCATCATGCAGCGCCTGCGCACGCTCGCGCAGCAGCACGCCATCATCGGCGATGTGCGCGGCCGCGGACTGATGATCGGCGTCGAGTTCGTGAACGATCGCAAGAAGAAGACGCCGGCCAGGACGCTTGCCGCCCGCGTCGTCAATCGCGCCTATCACAACGGCCTGCTGTTGCTCGAGTGCGGCACGAGCGGCATACGCATCATTCCGCCGCTCATGATCGACGAAAGACTTTGCGATGAAGGAATGCGAATTCTCGAGATCGCCATCGGCGAGGCCCTGGCAGACCCGTCCGCATAG
- the rpmF gene encoding 50S ribosomal protein L32 gives MPVQKSRKTPSKRGMHRSHAAVAAPALSIEPQSGETHLRHCISADGFYRGRRVVEPKATHDHDHDHDHDHNH, from the coding sequence ATGCCAGTACAGAAAAGCCGCAAGACCCCATCCAAACGCGGAATGCACCGTTCGCACGCAGCGGTCGCGGCACCGGCGCTATCGATCGAGCCACAGTCCGGCGAGACCCACCTGCGGCACTGCATCAGTGCCGATGGTTTCTATCGCGGCCGCCGTGTCGTCGAACCGAAGGCGACGCACGACCACGATCACGATCACGATCACGACCATAACCACTGA
- a CDS encoding beta-ketoacyl-ACP synthase III produces the protein MYSRVAGTGSHLPDRIVTNQELEKTLETSDQWIRERTGIRQRHVAAPGETTVDLATQAARRAMQAAGVEPGEIDLIVFGTTTPDVVFPNCGVLLQANLGIHSCPALGLEAACSGFIYALSVADKFIRTGAARCALVVGAETLSRITDWTDRSTAILFGDGAGAVVLKASAEPGVISTHLHAEGDFKDLLYVPVGVSKGFGDGNEVRRMHIHMAGNEVFKVAVNTLGRIVDETLAANQLDKSAIDWLVPHQANIRIIQATARKLSMPMERVIITVGEHGNTSAASVPLALDAGVRDGRIQRGQLLLLEAFGGGFTWGSALIRL, from the coding sequence ATGTATTCGCGAGTAGCAGGAACCGGCAGCCATCTCCCCGACAGGATCGTCACCAATCAGGAGCTCGAGAAGACCCTGGAAACTTCGGATCAGTGGATCCGCGAACGCACGGGCATACGGCAGCGCCATGTCGCGGCTCCCGGCGAAACCACGGTGGACCTCGCTACCCAGGCTGCGCGCCGGGCCATGCAGGCCGCCGGTGTCGAACCTGGCGAAATCGACCTCATCGTCTTTGGCACCACGACGCCGGATGTGGTCTTTCCAAACTGCGGTGTCCTGCTGCAGGCCAATCTCGGCATTCACAGCTGCCCGGCGCTTGGTCTCGAAGCCGCATGCAGCGGGTTCATCTATGCGTTGTCGGTGGCAGACAAATTCATCCGCACAGGTGCAGCGCGTTGCGCGCTTGTGGTCGGCGCCGAGACGCTATCCCGCATTACCGACTGGACCGACCGCAGCACGGCGATCTTGTTCGGCGACGGCGCCGGCGCCGTGGTGCTGAAGGCGAGCGCGGAGCCCGGCGTCATTTCGACGCATCTGCATGCCGAGGGCGACTTCAAAGACCTGTTGTACGTGCCGGTCGGTGTTTCGAAGGGCTTCGGCGACGGCAACGAAGTACGCCGCATGCATATCCACATGGCTGGTAACGAGGTCTTCAAGGTCGCGGTCAACACGCTGGGACGCATCGTCGATGAGACGCTCGCGGCCAACCAACTGGACAAATCTGCCATTGACTGGCTTGTACCGCACCAGGCCAATATCCGCATTATCCAGGCGACCGCTCGCAAACTCAGCATGCCCATGGAGCGGGTGATCATCACGGTGGGCGAGCACGGCAATACGTCGGCGGCATCGGTGCCGCTTGCGCTCGATGCTGGGGTGCGTGACGGACGTATCCAGCGCGGCCAATTGCTGTTGCTGGAAGCCTTCGGTGGCGGATTCACCTGGGGCTCGGCGCTCATCCGCTTGTGA
- a CDS encoding aldehyde dehydrogenase family protein: MSFRLTYATMFDPPAELHDAFDAALLRVRSRLGATHAHYINGRDCNAAGTQATVSPIDTSVRLGDFPRASADDVNAAVSAAAGAYPGWRRTPAQARAAALGRVARLIESRVYDIAAAVSLEVGKNRSEALGEVQETADFFDYYAQDFLGKGFDRELPDDPVKGARSRNRSVLKPYGAWGVIAPFNFPFALAGGPVAAALMTGNTVVLKGSHDTPWAGRLLADCIRDADLPPGVFNYTNGDGADAGAALVAHPATAGVTFTGSQRTGLQIARRLLAGNVPRPCIAEMGGKNATIVTARADLERATTGILRSAFGLSGQKCSALSRIYVDASVADELLARLRSAVAAVAVGDPTQRDNWMGPVINARAYGNYSRYCTALRESGARIVAGGEQLRGGALARGYYCAPTLAEAPLDHPLWQQELFVPVAMLARVPDRDRAMQLANDSELGLTAGFYGGPDEVDWFFEHIEAGVAYANRPQGATTGAWPGYQPFGGWKGSGTTGKGIASDYYLALYQREQSQTRVD, translated from the coding sequence ATGAGTTTTCGCCTGACCTACGCGACGATGTTCGACCCGCCGGCCGAACTGCACGATGCCTTCGACGCGGCACTGCTGCGTGTCCGGTCCCGACTGGGGGCTACCCACGCGCACTATATCAACGGCCGCGACTGCAATGCGGCGGGGACCCAGGCCACGGTCTCGCCCATTGACACCAGTGTGCGTCTAGGTGACTTTCCACGCGCATCCGCCGACGACGTCAACGCAGCCGTCAGTGCCGCCGCGGGCGCATACCCGGGCTGGCGTCGCACGCCCGCACAGGCGCGCGCCGCGGCGCTCGGACGAGTGGCGCGACTCATTGAATCACGCGTCTACGATATCGCCGCCGCCGTGAGCCTTGAAGTCGGCAAGAATCGCTCGGAGGCGCTCGGCGAAGTGCAGGAGACGGCCGATTTCTTCGACTACTATGCGCAGGATTTTCTCGGCAAGGGTTTCGACCGCGAGCTGCCCGATGATCCGGTCAAGGGCGCGCGCAGTCGCAATCGTTCTGTACTGAAACCCTACGGCGCCTGGGGCGTCATCGCACCGTTCAATTTTCCTTTCGCGCTGGCGGGCGGCCCCGTCGCCGCGGCGCTGATGACCGGCAATACCGTCGTGCTGAAGGGCTCGCACGACACGCCCTGGGCCGGACGGTTGCTGGCCGACTGCATTCGCGACGCCGACTTGCCGCCCGGCGTGTTCAACTATACCAACGGCGACGGCGCGGATGCCGGTGCGGCCCTCGTTGCACACCCCGCTACGGCTGGCGTGACCTTCACGGGCTCGCAACGCACCGGCCTGCAGATCGCGAGGCGTTTGCTGGCTGGCAATGTGCCACGCCCCTGCATTGCGGAAATGGGCGGCAAGAATGCCACCATCGTGACCGCCAGGGCCGATCTCGAGCGCGCCACCACCGGCATATTGCGCTCGGCCTTCGGCCTCAGTGGGCAAAAATGTTCCGCCCTTTCGCGCATCTACGTCGATGCAAGTGTTGCCGATGAATTGCTGGCCAGGTTGCGCTCTGCCGTAGCGGCCGTCGCGGTGGGCGATCCCACGCAGCGCGATAACTGGATGGGGCCGGTCATCAATGCCCGCGCCTACGGCAACTACTCCCGCTATTGCACGGCATTGCGCGAAAGCGGGGCGCGCATCGTGGCCGGCGGCGAACAGCTGCGCGGCGGCGCCCTGGCGCGCGGCTACTATTGCGCGCCGACACTGGCGGAGGCACCGCTCGATCACCCGCTGTGGCAGCAGGAGCTTTTCGTGCCCGTCGCCATGCTCGCACGCGTCCCCGATCGCGACCGGGCCATGCAACTCGCGAATGACAGCGAACTCGGCCTGACCGCCGGTTTCTACGGTGGGCCGGACGAGGTCGATTGGTTTTTCGAACATATCGAAGCCGGCGTTGCCTATGCCAACCGGCCCCAGGGCGCGACCACCGGCGCCTGGCCCGGGTACCAGCCCTTCGGCGGCTGGAAGGGATCGGGCACGACCGGCAAGGGCATCGCCTCGGACTATTACCTCGCGCTCTACCAGCGCGAACAGTCACAAACTCGGGTCGACTGA